From the genome of Pantoea alfalfae, one region includes:
- a CDS encoding M20 aminoacylase family protein yields the protein MEHLVVLRRDLHVHPELGFQEQRTSDIVANFLHQLGIEVHRGIGKTGVVGILKKGTSERMIGLRADMDALPMQDQGGTEWQSQAEQVSHACGHDGHTVMLLGAAEKLARDVSFDGSVCFIFQPAEEGLAGAKAMIDDGLFSRFPCEAVYAIHNWPELPLGQVQTRPGPIMAAADRFDIRVLGGGGHAAQPHLTRDTLLAVSELVVQLNTLVSRALDPCETALLTVTRMQGGFSHNMIPAEASITGTVRTFSPAAQDTIEARLRQMAEHVTAAHGLRAEVNYQRYYPATINSATEAQFCLEALTQAGIPVDTAARPALTSEDFAFMLQACPGAYLWLGSAPCKPLHHAAYDFNDALIPHGVNVFVALVRQALAEKFPC from the coding sequence ATGGAACATTTAGTGGTACTGCGCCGCGACCTGCATGTGCACCCGGAGCTGGGTTTTCAGGAGCAGCGCACCAGCGACATCGTGGCGAACTTCCTGCACCAGCTGGGCATCGAGGTGCATCGCGGCATCGGTAAAACCGGCGTGGTCGGGATACTGAAAAAGGGCACCAGTGAACGCATGATTGGCCTGCGCGCCGATATGGATGCGCTGCCGATGCAGGATCAAGGCGGCACGGAATGGCAAAGTCAGGCAGAGCAGGTGAGTCACGCCTGCGGCCACGATGGTCACACCGTGATGCTGCTGGGTGCCGCTGAAAAACTGGCGCGGGACGTCAGCTTTGACGGCAGCGTCTGCTTTATCTTCCAGCCTGCTGAAGAGGGACTGGCGGGTGCAAAAGCGATGATCGACGACGGCCTCTTCAGCCGCTTTCCCTGTGAGGCGGTCTACGCCATTCACAACTGGCCGGAACTGCCGCTCGGTCAGGTACAGACCCGCCCTGGCCCGATTATGGCAGCGGCCGACCGCTTTGATATCAGGGTGCTGGGCGGCGGCGGCCACGCCGCGCAGCCGCACCTTACACGCGACACCCTGCTGGCGGTCAGCGAGCTGGTGGTGCAGCTCAATACGCTGGTTTCACGCGCACTCGACCCGTGTGAAACCGCGCTGCTCACCGTCACACGGATGCAGGGTGGCTTTTCACACAACATGATCCCGGCCGAGGCGAGTATCACCGGCACGGTGCGTACCTTCAGCCCGGCGGCGCAGGATACGATTGAAGCGCGGCTGCGCCAGATGGCGGAGCACGTCACGGCGGCTCATGGCCTGCGCGCAGAAGTGAACTATCAGCGTTACTACCCGGCGACGATTAACAGCGCGACGGAAGCGCAGTTTTGTCTGGAGGCGCTGACGCAGGCGGGCATACCGGTTGACACCGCGGCCAGACCCGCGCTCACCTCGGAAGATTTCGCTTTTATGTTACAGGCGTGTCCCGGTGCCTATCTGTGGCTGGGATCGGCACCCTGCAAGCCATTGCACCATGCCGCTTATGACTTCAACGATGCGCTGATCCCGCATGGCGTTAACGTTTTTGTCGCGCTGGTACGCCAGGCGCTGGCAGAGAAATTTCCCTGCTGA
- a CDS encoding thiamine pyrophosphate-requiring protein gives MSMKTSDFFVQRLKEWGVTRIYGYPGDGINGVLGAIQRANAKGDGIEFIQVRHEEMAAFMAAGHAKFTGELGVCLSTGGPGATHLLTGLYDAKMDHAPVLAIAGQAEATARGASYQQEMNLDRIFSDVANFVQEASTSTQVRHLLDRGVRIAKAQNGVAVIIIPKDIQDEEWQPPQHLHGFTHSGSGYQRPKVIPYEADLQRAAEVLNAGKKVAILIGAGARDAAVEVVQVANVLGAGVAKALLGKDVLPDDAPFVTGSIGLLGTKPSSDLMQNCDTLLMIGSGFPWTEFLPEEGKARAVQIDIDPAMLGLRYPSEVNLHGDAAETLRALLPLLTHKEDRSWQEAIAVQVRDWWTLMEERAMAPANPVNPQRVVWEMSPQLPDNAIVTSDSGSCANWFARDYRVKQGQRASLSGGLACMGAAVPYAIAAKFAHPEKPVVALVGDGAMQMNNMAELITIQKYWQQWADPRLIVCVFNNQDLNQVTWEQRVMEGNPRFDASQQLPDVKYAEFAQSLGMVGIYVDNPDDLAGAWQRALSADRPVLLEVKTDPEVAPLPPHITFKQAKAFMASMVKGDRGAAQIISDTASQLFHKKH, from the coding sequence ATGAGCATGAAAACCAGTGATTTTTTTGTCCAGCGCCTGAAAGAGTGGGGCGTCACACGCATTTACGGCTATCCGGGAGACGGGATTAACGGCGTGCTGGGGGCGATTCAGCGCGCAAACGCCAAAGGGGACGGCATCGAATTTATTCAGGTGCGTCATGAAGAGATGGCGGCCTTTATGGCGGCCGGACACGCAAAATTTACCGGTGAGCTGGGCGTCTGCCTGTCGACTGGCGGACCGGGCGCAACCCATCTGTTGACCGGACTCTATGACGCCAAAATGGACCATGCCCCCGTGCTGGCCATTGCCGGACAGGCAGAGGCGACTGCGCGGGGTGCCAGTTACCAGCAGGAGATGAATCTGGATCGCATCTTCTCGGACGTCGCCAACTTTGTTCAGGAAGCCTCGACCTCAACGCAGGTGCGCCATCTGCTGGACCGTGGCGTGCGCATCGCCAAAGCGCAAAATGGCGTGGCGGTGATCATCATCCCTAAAGATATTCAGGATGAAGAGTGGCAGCCGCCGCAGCATCTGCACGGTTTTACCCATTCCGGCAGCGGCTATCAACGTCCTAAAGTCATTCCTTACGAAGCGGATCTGCAACGCGCCGCTGAGGTGCTTAACGCCGGTAAAAAAGTGGCGATTCTGATCGGGGCAGGCGCACGCGACGCCGCCGTGGAAGTGGTTCAGGTCGCCAATGTGCTGGGTGCGGGCGTGGCAAAAGCGCTGCTGGGCAAAGATGTGCTGCCGGACGATGCGCCGTTTGTGACCGGTTCGATTGGCCTGCTGGGCACGAAGCCCTCATCTGATTTAATGCAGAACTGCGATACCCTGCTAATGATCGGCAGCGGCTTCCCGTGGACAGAATTCCTGCCGGAAGAGGGCAAGGCGCGTGCGGTACAGATTGACATCGACCCGGCCATGCTCGGCCTGCGCTATCCCAGCGAAGTCAATCTGCATGGCGATGCGGCTGAAACCCTGCGTGCGCTGCTGCCGCTGCTAACCCACAAAGAGGATCGCAGCTGGCAGGAAGCTATCGCGGTTCAGGTACGTGACTGGTGGACGCTGATGGAAGAGCGCGCCATGGCACCCGCTAATCCGGTCAATCCGCAGCGGGTAGTGTGGGAGATGTCGCCTCAGTTGCCGGACAACGCCATTGTTACCTCGGATTCCGGCTCCTGCGCCAATTGGTTCGCCCGCGACTATCGGGTGAAACAGGGGCAGCGCGCTTCGCTCTCCGGCGGCCTGGCCTGTATGGGCGCGGCGGTGCCCTACGCCATTGCCGCGAAATTTGCTCACCCGGAGAAACCGGTGGTGGCGCTGGTAGGTGACGGCGCGATGCAGATGAACAACATGGCCGAGCTGATCACCATCCAGAAATACTGGCAACAATGGGCCGATCCGCGCCTGATCGTCTGCGTGTTCAACAATCAGGATCTCAATCAGGTCACCTGGGAGCAACGCGTGATGGAGGGTAATCCGCGCTTTGACGCCTCGCAGCAGTTGCCGGACGTGAAGTATGCCGAGTTTGCGCAGTCGCTGGGGATGGTCGGAATTTATGTCGATAATCCTGACGATCTGGCCGGTGCATGGCAGCGTGCGCTTAGCGCCGATCGCCCGGTCTTGCTGGAGGTGAAAACCGATCCGGAAGTTGCGCCGTTACCGCCGCATATCACCTTTAAGCAGGCGAAAGCCTTTATGGCGTCGATGGTGAAAGGCGATCGCGGGGCGGCGCAGATCATCAGCGACACCGCCAGCCAGCTGTTCCATAAAAAGCATTAA
- the gabT gene encoding 4-aminobutyrate--2-oxoglutarate transaminase, with the protein MQNVMAEQQAYSDNSLLLDAREQNVPRGVVTAHPLVIERARGSEVWDVEGNRYLDFVGGIGVLNVGHNHPAVVNAVTRQLGLVSHACFQVVAYPGYIELAQRLNRLVGGDEAYKSVFFTSGAEAVENAVKIARSHTQRPGIIAFDGAFHGRTLLGVTLTGMSAPYKQNFGPFPGDIYRLPFPNPLHGVTEADCLKALDQLFAVQILPERVAAIIIEPVQGDGGFLPAGPAFMQALRRITSQHGILLICDEIQSGFGRTGTMFAFQQLGIKPDLVTLAKSLGGGLPISGVVGRAEIMEAPTPGGLGGTYGGNALACAAALAVLDLFEHENLLQRSCQLGEQLNARLRQLADKYACIGDVRGVGFMQAVEILDFETGRPDAALTQKILDSACQEGLLLIKCGLHRNTIRFLAPLVTTDSQLEEALHIFDIALARATGRLG; encoded by the coding sequence ATGCAGAATGTCATGGCAGAGCAGCAAGCATACTCCGATAACAGCCTGTTACTGGATGCACGCGAGCAGAACGTGCCGCGCGGTGTAGTGACCGCCCATCCGCTGGTGATTGAACGCGCCAGAGGCAGTGAAGTGTGGGACGTTGAGGGCAATCGCTATCTCGACTTTGTTGGCGGCATCGGCGTGCTGAATGTCGGTCACAATCACCCGGCGGTAGTCAATGCGGTGACCCGCCAGCTTGGTCTGGTGTCACACGCCTGTTTTCAGGTGGTGGCCTATCCGGGCTACATTGAGCTGGCGCAGCGGCTGAATAGACTGGTGGGTGGCGATGAGGCGTACAAAAGTGTCTTCTTCACCAGCGGCGCCGAAGCGGTGGAAAATGCGGTGAAGATTGCCCGCTCACACACCCAGCGCCCCGGCATTATCGCGTTTGATGGCGCGTTTCATGGCCGCACCCTGCTGGGCGTCACCCTGACCGGCATGTCCGCGCCATACAAACAGAACTTTGGCCCGTTCCCCGGCGACATCTATCGTCTTCCCTTCCCGAATCCACTGCACGGCGTGACGGAAGCGGACTGCCTGAAGGCGCTGGATCAGCTATTCGCGGTGCAGATCCTGCCGGAGCGTGTGGCGGCGATTATCATTGAGCCGGTTCAGGGCGACGGCGGCTTCCTGCCCGCTGGCCCGGCATTTATGCAGGCGTTGCGTCGCATTACCAGCCAGCACGGCATTCTGCTGATTTGTGATGAAATCCAGTCCGGCTTCGGGCGTACCGGCACGATGTTCGCCTTCCAGCAACTGGGTATCAAACCCGATTTAGTCACGCTGGCGAAAAGCCTGGGCGGGGGGCTGCCGATTTCTGGCGTGGTGGGGCGTGCGGAGATCATGGAGGCACCGACGCCTGGCGGGTTAGGCGGTACTTATGGCGGCAACGCACTGGCCTGTGCGGCGGCACTGGCGGTGCTGGATCTGTTTGAGCATGAGAACCTGCTGCAGCGTTCCTGTCAGCTCGGCGAACAGCTCAATGCCCGTCTGCGACAGCTGGCGGATAAATATGCCTGCATCGGTGACGTGCGCGGTGTGGGCTTCATGCAGGCGGTAGAAATTCTTGATTTCGAAACCGGTCGTCCCGATGCGGCGCTGACCCAGAAGATCCTCGACAGCGCCTGTCAGGAAGGACTGCTGCTGATTAAGTGCGGCCTGCATCGCAACACCATCCGTTTCCTGGCACCGCTGGTCACTACCGACTCACAGCTGGAAGAGGCGCTGCATATTTTCGATATTGCGCTGGCACGTGCCACCGGCCGGCTGGGTTAA
- a CDS encoding hydantoinase B/oxoprolinase family protein codes for MAIDGRNLQILANYCAAAADAMAFTLMRTAHSTFVKETEDFSCQIVSRSGLAFASPRSFGAPWYSGIDYAPVLALIEEYAEGDICITNDAYAGNVATHSPDIHIWKPVFHQGEIVCFVVGHIHNTDVGGAVPASLSRSLTDIVQEGIRIPPLKIIQQGQLNEEVASIMRLNVRVPDQNWGDFKAQLASVNVGERKIHDIIARFGIDDFLQGIEGILDYAEAQARTIISTIPDGEYFYADYADEDGEGGYPCRIAITLRVQGDRLELDYTGSDPQLASSLNMPTGGRERHPLALVGVTYVLSTLDRSLLLNAGTLRPTRAILPPGTVMNCEAPAAVGMRSLTCALSQIATIGVFSLAMPDRLPANSPGGNSIMNIRTQTQNRSVVASLGPVGGGAGGTPHHDGPDGSGGLSAFLKNTPIEINEAEVPIRFHRYGLAQDSAGAGRYRGGLATEMAFEIFSPNTTITARNRNRSVFASAGVVGGQSGALSTFRTRRNGEVINHGNTDVIHCQPGDVVDVRGPGAGGYGLPSQRDVEAVMQDVRCGYLSVAAARAQYGVVVVDNRVDQAATERLRADMPQQVAHHFEHGEARSRFETCWTPQRYQLLTAFLANAPVSWRHFLKTQVFRAVEETGETADMAQIFSDLRQRYPAMANS; via the coding sequence ATGGCGATTGACGGACGTAACTTACAGATCCTGGCGAACTACTGCGCCGCTGCGGCTGATGCGATGGCCTTTACGCTGATGCGCACCGCGCACTCCACTTTCGTGAAAGAGACGGAAGATTTCTCCTGCCAGATTGTCAGCCGCAGCGGGCTGGCATTTGCCTCGCCGCGCAGCTTTGGCGCGCCCTGGTACAGCGGCATCGACTATGCGCCGGTGCTGGCGCTGATAGAGGAGTACGCCGAGGGCGACATCTGTATTACCAACGACGCCTACGCCGGTAACGTGGCAACTCACTCGCCCGATATCCACATCTGGAAGCCGGTATTCCATCAGGGCGAAATTGTCTGCTTCGTGGTCGGTCACATTCACAACACCGACGTCGGCGGCGCAGTGCCTGCCTCGCTGTCGCGCTCGCTGACCGATATCGTGCAGGAGGGTATTCGCATCCCGCCGCTGAAGATCATACAACAGGGTCAGCTCAACGAAGAGGTCGCCAGCATTATGCGGCTAAACGTCCGGGTGCCTGATCAGAACTGGGGCGATTTCAAGGCGCAGCTGGCGTCGGTGAACGTGGGCGAGCGCAAAATCCACGACATCATTGCCCGCTTTGGCATTGATGATTTTTTGCAGGGCATTGAGGGCATTCTCGATTATGCCGAAGCGCAGGCGCGCACGATTATCAGTACCATTCCCGACGGTGAATACTTTTACGCCGACTACGCCGATGAAGATGGCGAGGGCGGCTATCCCTGTCGCATCGCCATTACGCTGCGGGTGCAGGGCGACCGGCTGGAGCTGGACTACACCGGCAGCGATCCGCAGCTGGCGTCGTCGCTGAACATGCCGACTGGCGGGCGCGAGCGGCATCCGCTGGCGCTGGTGGGCGTCACCTATGTGCTATCAACGCTGGACCGTTCGCTGCTGCTTAACGCCGGTACGCTGCGGCCAACCCGGGCAATTCTGCCGCCAGGCACGGTGATGAACTGTGAAGCACCTGCAGCAGTGGGGATGCGTTCGCTGACCTGTGCACTGTCGCAGATTGCGACGATTGGCGTCTTCTCGCTGGCGATGCCGGACCGACTGCCCGCGAACTCACCGGGCGGCAACTCGATTATGAACATCCGCACTCAAACGCAGAACCGCAGCGTGGTCGCCTCACTGGGGCCGGTGGGCGGCGGGGCGGGCGGCACGCCGCATCATGACGGACCCGATGGTTCTGGCGGGCTTTCCGCCTTTCTGAAAAACACCCCGATTGAGATCAACGAAGCGGAAGTGCCGATTCGCTTCCATCGCTACGGACTGGCGCAGGACAGCGCCGGCGCCGGTCGCTATCGCGGCGGCCTGGCGACCGAAATGGCGTTCGAGATTTTCTCGCCCAACACCACCATTACCGCGCGCAACCGTAACCGGTCAGTGTTTGCCTCGGCGGGTGTAGTGGGCGGACAGAGCGGTGCGCTGTCGACCTTCCGTACCCGGCGCAACGGTGAAGTCATTAATCACGGTAACACCGATGTGATCCACTGCCAGCCAGGTGATGTGGTCGACGTGCGCGGACCCGGTGCAGGCGGTTACGGCCTGCCGTCACAGCGCGATGTTGAGGCGGTCATGCAGGATGTGCGCTGTGGGTATCTCAGCGTCGCGGCGGCCAGAGCGCAGTATGGCGTGGTGGTAGTGGATAACCGCGTGGATCAGGCGGCGACAGAAAGGTTGCGCGCCGACATGCCGCAGCAGGTCGCGCACCATTTTGAGCACGGCGAAGCACGGAGTCGCTTCGAAACGTGCTGGACGCCTCAGCGTTATCAGTTGCTGACCGCCTTTCTGGCAAACGCGCCGGTGAGCTGGCGTCACTTCCTGAAAACCCAGGTATTCCGGGCGGTGGAGGAGACAGGCGAAACGGCGGATATGGCGCAAATATTCAGTGATTTGCGTCAGCGATACCCGGCAATGGCGAACAGTTAA
- a CDS encoding hydantoinase/oxoprolinase family protein, whose amino-acid sequence MRYRVGVDIGGSFTDFAVLDQQTNQIHTLKVLSRPDKPGSEILTGLAQFQQQQGIDPAEIGYFTHGTTVGINAVIQRRGVRLALFATEGFCDVLELARLKIPHIHDLFSRRAAPLITRDRVFAIRERSDAQGNILQPVDRQSVLDAIHQARAAGCQGIVVSLLHSYRNRHNEAAVKAIIDEVAPELLTSCSADIWPIIREYERTITATINAYVQPMVIHYLESFEQALQRLGVKPPPRITKSNGGVMGVDQAKRECVQMVLSGTASGVIGASYLASACGFDKILSLDIGGTSADVAVIIDGKVAQGNGEIIGDFPIFIPSVAVTSVGQGGGSPAWIYGQGVLQMGPDSAGSLPGPVCFQRGGTQPTATDAFAACGMMGHGALGYDAVTVDVAAACAAWQPLADALAISVEETAETAIQLAISSMYSDTSGLLSRFGLDPREFWFLAFGGAGPMMGCFLARELNMKGVIVPPTPGVLSALGGLVADIRNDFIRTLYGDLTPALADTLASEADALQQRACGWLAQEHGSDMPYSLQFSADMRYRGQSFEIDVPLEASWLVQADFAALHDAFDRQHQQLFGHCDPEAPVQLITLRLVMTSPTPKPVLITLPPATAPVPVLKQTRAWIDGGWHQIDLVLRSVLRAGHQLSGPVIIAQDDCTTCVPPGMSVTVDSFGNLLITANEA is encoded by the coding sequence ATGCGATACCGCGTTGGCGTGGATATTGGTGGTTCCTTTACCGATTTCGCCGTGCTCGATCAGCAAACGAACCAGATCCACACCCTGAAGGTCCTGTCGCGACCGGATAAGCCCGGCAGCGAAATCTTAACCGGGCTGGCGCAGTTTCAGCAGCAGCAGGGCATTGATCCCGCTGAAATTGGCTACTTCACTCACGGCACCACGGTAGGCATCAATGCGGTGATCCAGCGGCGCGGCGTGCGGCTGGCGCTGTTTGCCACCGAGGGCTTCTGCGATGTACTGGAGCTGGCCCGGCTGAAAATCCCGCATATCCATGACCTTTTCTCACGGCGTGCAGCGCCGCTGATTACCCGTGACAGGGTGTTTGCCATCCGCGAACGCAGCGACGCGCAGGGCAACATACTGCAACCCGTGGATCGCCAGAGTGTGCTCGACGCAATCCATCAGGCACGCGCTGCCGGTTGTCAGGGCATTGTGGTGTCGCTGCTGCACAGCTATCGCAACCGACACAATGAAGCGGCGGTGAAGGCGATTATCGATGAGGTGGCACCTGAACTGCTGACCTCCTGTTCCGCCGACATCTGGCCGATCATCCGCGAATATGAACGCACCATCACCGCCACCATCAACGCCTACGTGCAGCCGATGGTCATTCACTACCTGGAATCCTTTGAGCAGGCACTGCAACGGCTTGGCGTTAAGCCACCGCCGCGCATCACCAAATCCAACGGCGGGGTAATGGGCGTTGACCAGGCGAAGCGCGAATGTGTGCAGATGGTGCTCTCCGGCACCGCATCCGGCGTGATTGGCGCCAGTTACCTCGCCAGCGCCTGCGGTTTTGACAAAATCCTCAGCCTGGATATCGGCGGCACCAGCGCCGACGTGGCGGTGATCATCGACGGCAAGGTGGCGCAGGGCAATGGCGAAATCATCGGGGATTTCCCGATCTTTATTCCTTCCGTCGCTGTGACCTCGGTGGGTCAGGGCGGCGGCTCGCCGGCGTGGATTTATGGGCAGGGCGTATTGCAGATGGGGCCGGACAGCGCCGGTTCGCTACCCGGGCCGGTCTGCTTCCAGCGCGGCGGCACGCAGCCGACCGCTACCGATGCCTTTGCCGCCTGCGGCATGATGGGCCACGGTGCGCTGGGTTATGACGCGGTGACGGTGGATGTTGCCGCCGCCTGTGCGGCCTGGCAGCCGCTGGCGGATGCGCTCGCTATTTCGGTTGAAGAAACCGCCGAGACCGCTATCCAGCTGGCGATCTCCAGCATGTACAGCGACACCAGCGGCCTGCTGTCGCGCTTTGGCCTCGATCCACGTGAATTCTGGTTCCTCGCCTTTGGCGGCGCGGGACCGATGATGGGCTGTTTTCTCGCCCGCGAACTGAACATGAAAGGGGTGATCGTGCCGCCGACGCCGGGCGTGCTCTCCGCGCTGGGCGGGCTGGTGGCGGACATCCGCAACGACTTTATCCGTACGCTCTACGGCGATCTGACGCCTGCGCTGGCCGACACCTTAGCCAGTGAAGCCGACGCCTTGCAGCAGCGCGCCTGCGGCTGGCTGGCGCAGGAGCACGGTAGCGACATGCCATACAGCCTGCAGTTCAGCGCGGATATGCGCTATCGCGGTCAGTCGTTTGAAATCGACGTGCCGCTGGAGGCGAGCTGGCTGGTGCAGGCGGACTTCGCTGCGCTGCATGACGCCTTTGATCGGCAGCACCAGCAGCTGTTTGGTCACTGTGACCCGGAGGCGCCAGTGCAGCTGATCACCCTGCGGCTGGTGATGACCTCGCCGACGCCGAAACCGGTGCTCATCACACTTCCCCCCGCCACAGCACCCGTGCCGGTCCTGAAACAGACCAGAGCCTGGATCGACGGCGGCTGGCATCAGATCGATTTAGTGCTGCGTTCAGTGCTGCGTGCCGGACATCAGCTCAGTGGCCCGGTCATCATCGCCCAGGACGACTGCACCACCTGCGTGCCGCCCGGCATGAGCGTCACGGTCGATTCATTCGGTAATCTGCTCATCACGGCGAACGAGGCATAA
- a CDS encoding Lrp/AsnC family transcriptional regulator — MNGLMKLDRIDINILVQLQKDGRISNVNLADAVGLSPSPCLQRVKRLEQAGFITGYEAHINLTRITDSVTVFTEVTLSGHRREDFMKFESAMRDVDELMECHLITGGYDYLLRFITRSIEHYQEVIEKMLDAQIGIDKYFSYIVIKSPIMKSSVPLRSLIGKHNSVEFGV, encoded by the coding sequence ATGAACGGCTTAATGAAACTCGACCGCATCGACATCAACATCCTGGTGCAACTCCAGAAAGATGGCCGTATCAGCAACGTTAACCTCGCCGACGCCGTAGGCCTCTCGCCCAGCCCCTGTCTGCAACGGGTCAAACGTCTGGAACAGGCCGGTTTTATCACCGGTTATGAAGCGCACATTAATCTCACCCGCATCACTGATTCAGTGACTGTCTTTACCGAAGTCACCCTGTCCGGCCATCGCCGCGAAGATTTTATGAAATTTGAAAGTGCGATGCGCGACGTCGATGAACTGATGGAGTGCCATCTGATCACCGGCGGCTATGACTATCTGCTGCGCTTTATTACCCGCAGCATTGAACATTACCAGGAAGTGATTGAGAAGATGCTCGACGCGCAGATCGGCATCGATAAGTACTTCAGCTATATCGTCATCAAATCCCCGATCATGAAAAGCAGCGTGCCATTACGCTCGCTCATCGGCAAACATAACTCAGTCGAATTCGGCGTATAA
- a CDS encoding GNAT family N-acetyltransferase, with the protein MDSLLIADQQWQRDAFTVSTDRQRLDLAWIHIQLAEKSYWAKGQPEAKTRRTIAGSLPFGLYHQQAQIGFARLITDYTRFGWLCDVIIDENWRGHGLGSWLATCVREHPELQTVHRWMLSTQDAHQVYQRLGWRVVQHPEALMEFPPS; encoded by the coding sequence ATGGACTCACTACTGATTGCTGACCAGCAGTGGCAGCGCGATGCGTTCACTGTCTCTACCGATCGCCAGCGGCTCGATCTGGCCTGGATCCACATCCAGCTGGCGGAGAAGTCGTACTGGGCCAAAGGCCAGCCGGAAGCGAAAACCCGGCGGACGATTGCCGGTTCGCTGCCGTTTGGCCTCTATCACCAGCAGGCACAGATTGGCTTTGCCCGACTAATCACCGACTACACCCGCTTTGGCTGGCTGTGCGACGTGATAATTGATGAAAACTGGCGTGGTCACGGGCTGGGTAGCTGGCTGGCGACCTGTGTTCGTGAACACCCGGAGCTGCAAACGGTGCATCGCTGGATGCTCTCAACCCAGGATGCGCATCAGGTCTACCAACGGCTCGGCTGGCGTGTGGTGCAGCATCCCGAGGCGCTGATGGAATTTCCCCCTTCCTGA
- a CDS encoding 2-hydroxyacid dehydrogenase, which translates to MHIVYKSEPERGRIWQRWLAEHAPDIQLHLWPETGDPEQVEALVAWQPPVDIPALFPRLKLLFSVGAGADQFDFSTLPPDLPVIRMIEPGLTQGMVEYVTFAVLGLHRDMPRYFHQQRQQQWQPHAAIPAGQRRVGVMGLGELGQAALAWLVALGFDCAGWSRTPRECPGVRCWHGADQLADFLAHSEILVCLLPLTDTTQGLLNQSLFSQLPHGAALVQAGRGPQLNHDDLLQALESGQLRAAVIDVTDPEPLPPGHPFWHHPAIWLTPHIASQTQNESAIAALLENLRRYQRGEPLHGEIDRSRGY; encoded by the coding sequence ATGCATATCGTCTATAAATCGGAGCCGGAACGAGGCCGGATCTGGCAGCGCTGGCTGGCGGAACATGCGCCTGATATTCAGCTGCATCTCTGGCCGGAGACCGGTGATCCGGAGCAGGTTGAGGCGCTGGTCGCCTGGCAGCCACCAGTTGACATTCCGGCGCTGTTTCCCCGCCTGAAACTGCTGTTCTCGGTGGGGGCCGGTGCCGATCAGTTTGACTTCAGCACGCTGCCGCCCGACCTGCCGGTAATCAGAATGATCGAGCCAGGCCTGACGCAGGGCATGGTGGAATATGTCACCTTCGCGGTGCTCGGTCTGCATCGCGACATGCCGCGCTATTTCCATCAGCAACGCCAGCAACAGTGGCAGCCTCATGCAGCCATACCTGCCGGGCAGCGTCGGGTCGGCGTGATGGGGCTTGGCGAACTGGGGCAGGCCGCGTTAGCCTGGCTGGTGGCGCTGGGCTTTGACTGCGCAGGCTGGAGCCGCACACCGCGCGAGTGCCCCGGTGTGCGCTGCTGGCACGGCGCGGATCAACTCGCTGACTTCCTGGCGCACAGCGAGATTCTGGTCTGCCTGCTGCCGCTGACCGACACCACCCAGGGTTTGCTGAATCAGTCCCTGTTCAGCCAGCTACCGCACGGCGCGGCGCTGGTACAGGCCGGACGCGGCCCGCAGCTGAATCATGATGATCTGCTGCAGGCGCTGGAGAGCGGTCAGCTCCGCGCCGCCGTCATTGACGTCACCGATCCGGAGCCGTTACCACCGGGCCATCCCTTCTGGCACCATCCCGCCATCTGGCTGACGCCGCACATTGCCAGCCAGACGCAGAATGAGAGTGCCATTGCGGCCCTGCTGGAGAATCTGCGGCGCTACCAGCGTGGTGAGCCGCTGCACGGTGAGATTGACCGTTCGCGAGGATATTAA